TTAAGAAACTCCAACTGGGGGATACTTTTTGTTATTACGTCAACAAATGTGTCCTTCCAATTTCTACTGGCTCAATCATCTGCTGAGCCAGAAGTGTGATGGGGATATTTCTCCCACACATCCTCCCATGTTCTCAGTCCATCAGTCACAGACTTCACCACCAAGGCTGCCTCTTCCACACTGACACGGACTTGAAGCTTGCTGTCTCTCTCACGGATTGTCACATCCTTTGTTGAATCAACAGTTATGGCAAATGGCACACCAAGTTCATCTGTTCTAGCATACCTTTTCCCTATTGAGGTACCTGTAAATATCAGAAGGGATCAAAGATGAGTTGAGCTTCGTTATAGTTGCGTGCATAAGTTGAAATCAAATACATAAACAGTGGCTTAATTTTTCAGAATCCACCCTGAACCCTTTTTAAGAAGAACAGTTACTGGTGAGGAAAAAATTTATGAACAAGTGAATATAAATGATATGACTGCTTAAAATTCAGAGCATATATATGTAGGAACAAGCAAGTAAGATCATCTTAATCAAATACCTGTAATGTCTATCTTATGTGAGATTCCAGCAGTCGTCAATGATTTTGAAATCACTTTCGCAACATCCTcatattgttgattttgaacCAGTGGAAATACGGTACATTTAATAGGTGCCACAAGGGGAGGAAACCGGAAAACATTCAACTGCTCATCCCCAGCTTTACTTGGCCTTGTGTAGAAAGAGTGCTCAAACAGGCAATAAATTATCCGCCCAATTCCGAAGGATGGTTCAATTACAGATGGTGTAAAAACTCTCTgatgttctttctttttctcctttgaAATTGAGACCATGTTCTTTTTAATGGGCACATTTTTCCCAAGACTGCAGACATAGAATTCCACCTCCCCTTTAGATTCCAAAGCAGCTTTCATTTCCAGAGCTTCTTTTTCATTCATTGCctaatcaaaaaagaaattcatgCAAAAAGTGATATGGGCAGGCAACGCATAGCATGGAATATTAAACGGACAAAAAAATCTACTTTATCATTTACCTCCAAAGCTTCAACAACATTCTTTTGGCTTCCCTTGAATGCCAGACCCAGTTCTTTCTTCACAGGAGCTATGACCAGTTTCTGCGTATATGAAcaatgtgacaatttatttatgACTTCACACAATAGCACTTTAAGGATCTTTTGTTGCATTACAAATCTATAAGTCAAGTCATCTTAATATTAGCCTAATATGTGAGAATGATAAGGTTAATCAACAAAAATACCTCCACTTCTCTTGGTTCTGAAAACTTCTCAGCAGCCACAAGCGGTACACCACTTTTATCCTGTCATAAACAATAAGATGGTGCGGCTTGAGTAAATCCATTTAGTGTACTATATTTGCATAAAAAAGAAGTATAACAGTAGTCATCTTTTTTGTGTTTCATCTAGCTTAAATATAGCTAATAAGTCACAACATTAAGATGGATAAAAACCAGATTTGTTCCTATAAAATCAATGTTACCCTCTCACTGTCCCTCATCGAACACATTCTTAACATGGTGCTCCTAAACATAACCAAGATGGATAAAAACTTACCCtcataaattatgatattaagATAATTTATAAATGACCACCTcgacaaaggaaagaaagataaGATGAAGACATAGAACAAGATATTACCGAGTGAGCGCGCAAGTCATAAGCAGATCTGTCTGCAATACCAACACATTCAATCCAACCATACGAACATTCAATCTCAGCATCCCAACAATCTGCAGCATAATGGGCCATTTCATTTGCAAGATGCTGCCTGAACCGTAAGCGGTCTTTGTCTATACCAAGACGAGTTAGGAAGAGATAAACTCTGCCAATAAAGTAGCCAAGGGTTTCATTGTTGACAGTTCCCTACAAGTAGCACAGTGTCATCACAAAAGGGTAGGAAGAGAGAAGTTAACAGGGGAAGAAGTTAAATGGTCAAGCTTCAGCCAACCTTTGAAACAGCATCACCAAGACGGATTTTCTTTGCGGATTGACCACACATTTGCTCTTCTCTTGGGAACATCAGGAACTCCAAGTCAACAACTTCAGAGTATTTTGGATGAGATTTGTCTTCAGGATCAACAAAGTGCTCAATTTCAGCTAGGGTGAATTCTCGAACCCTCAAAAGCCCTTGGCGGGGGGATATCTGTACGTatagaaattttatcaatatattttatctCTCTGCTGTTACATGATAAAATGTGCATTAATGAGAACAAGCATCTTAACAGCCAAAAAAGCAATGATCCAAGAAACACCAGCTTGTAACAGGAGACACCCACAcccaacaaaaagaaaaactcaacaagagactaatttgaaacttttctAGATTCAAAGACAAATTTTAAGACCTCATTGCGGA
The sequence above is a segment of the Gossypium raimondii isolate GPD5lz chromosome 4, ASM2569854v1, whole genome shotgun sequence genome. Coding sequences within it:
- the LOC105779784 gene encoding glycine--tRNA ligase, mitochondrial 1 encodes the protein MRFLIPLISSSITSGHYRIISRLLSAHLTKPQRSTLPPFFNCQPPSMAASEESLRKALAEKQSAVEAHGNAVRALKAAKASKPEIDAAIEALNSLKLEKSSIEKQLQAAVSGSDGDGALSREAFRQAAVNTLERRLFYIPSFKIYRGVAGLYDYGPPGCAVKSNVLAFWRQHFVLEENMLEVDCPCVTPEVVLKASGHVDKFTDLMVKDEKTGTCYRADHLLKDFCNEMLQKDLTISAEKAAELKHVLATLDDLSAEALGAKIKEYGITASDTKNPLSDPYPFNLMFQTSIGPSGLSPGYMRPETAQGIFVNFKDLYYYNGNKLPFAAAQIGQAFRNEISPRQGLLRVREFTLAEIEHFVDPEDKSHPKYSEVVDLEFLMFPREEQMCGQSAKKIRLGDAVSKGTVNNETLGYFIGRVYLFLTRLGIDKDRLRFRQHLANEMAHYAADCWDAEIECSYGWIECVGIADRSAYDLRAHSDKSGVPLVAAEKFSEPREVEKLVIAPVKKELGLAFKGSQKNVVEALEAMNEKEALEMKAALESKGEVEFYVCSLGKNVPIKKNMVSISKEKKKEHQRVFTPSVIEPSFGIGRIIYCLFEHSFYTRPSKAGDEQLNVFRFPPLVAPIKCTVFPLVQNQQYEDVAKVISKSLTTAGISHKIDITGTSIGKRYARTDELGVPFAITVDSTKDVTIRERDSKLQVRVSVEEAALVVKSVTDGLRTWEDVWEKYPHHTSGSADD